The nucleotide window AGTTGACTGGTGTTCTTGAATGGATGAGCTGGAGGATGAGCTGGAGGATGAGCTGGAGGATGCAGCTGGAAGAAATCCAACTGATTACCCCGCAGTTTGTCCCATCGTTCTTGCCGCGGCCATCAGCCTATCTTTCCTCCCCTCTTTCCAGGCTTTATCAAGCGCCTCCAGCTTCCCACCCACAACCTGAACATTACCAGGCTCGAGCATGACTACGCCTCTCCGAACGTCAAAATTGCGCAGAACAAGCTTGAGGCCCATGACCATGTTTGTGTTGATGCCATCAATACCTCTCAAGTCCAAGGCGTAAATTGTCAAGCCTTTCGCATCTTGCAGCAATAACTTGAAAGGCCCTTTGCTCTGAACAGGCGCTGCAGCTTCGGTAGTGCCTTCATTCTCTTGCTCTACGACACGCACAATCTCCCGTCCTTTGGTCATCTCACCTCGCTCTCTGGCTTCGATTGATTCAACCTGTGACCAGCGCGAGTGGCCAATGTCTTCAATGTCGAGCACTTGACATACGACTGGACCAGCGACGATGCGGGTCTGAGTAGTACCTTTGAGTATGTCGGACGGGAACAGAGAGGCGGCTGGTTGGCTGAGCGAGTTGGTGATGTCAGTAGCCAGAAGGCGAAAGAGTGCAGTTTGCTTGATGGCGGGCAGCGGAGTATTTGGTCGGACTGTGGAGAGGAAGCCCTGGAGCCATACCACAGTTGGATAGAGATGTCGAGCATTGAGGTGCTGTGTTAGCTCCGTTGCAATATTAGCTGCCATGATGGAGATTGATTGATGATGGAGATTAGTTGCACCCGGTTCCTATTCGTATTGTCTAGCTTTCATAGTAGAAATGAGTGGGAGACGCGACGCGTAGAATGACGTGGGGCTCTTTTAACGTTACAACGCCGGCCTCGGCCCTTTACAGAACCTCAAGCTTCAACACTCCAACAACCAAACCTCAACCTCACTGTAAGCGATAAATAACATGTCAATAATAGCATCTCCCCGGCCCAGCTCCTCGGTTCGCAGCCCTTCCTTGACCCGCACCTCAATCGACAGTAGTTCTTCGCACCGGCCTCCCCAAGCCATACGTCGCAACCGCGCCGCCCTCCGCGAATTCTACGGCCTCAAAAACGGGCCTAGAGATGGAACGCCCGATGCAAGAATATCCGAAGAGCCGTCAAGATCGCAGGTAGCACTCGATGATGAGGAGACGCTGACGGAGCTGGATTCTGCCGACTTCAATGCCGAAGCATTCGTCGAAGCTCTACTTGCGAAAGAGGGTCTAAAAGGCGTGTTAAAGGTGGAAGCCGACTTGATATCACGTGCGCATATCTATATCCATATCTATATGAGTGTGTAGAGAGCTAATTCGTTGCTAGAGATCAGGAATCTTGATAGCGACCGCAAATCCCTCGTCTATGACAACTACTCCAAACTTCTGTCTGCTACCAGCACAATCCGACGAATGCGCGGTAACATGGATCCTCTCGCGCCCACCACCCACACGCTCGGTCCTGCCATCTCGCACATTGCCGAAACAGCCGCTTCATTATCTTCGTCATTGCATGAGATACCTCAACCGAAAGAAGAGGGCCTGGGAATTAGCATCAATGTCGAACAAGACCAGGGAGACAAAACCGAGgcagagaagaagaagaagagacaAAAGGATACTGTCAAATGGGTGCTAGACACGCCAAGGCGACTGCAAGAGTTGATTGACCAAGAGCAAGATGAGGAGGCGGAGAAGGAATGGGAGGAGGTTAGCAAGATACTGGACAAGTGGAAAGGTGTTGCAGGTGTGGAAGAGCTTAGGGAACGATGTGAAGAAATTAtggaggaagaggaagagtCTGACTGAGGACCGCGTACGTCTGGCTTTTGTGTATTAACAGACAGACTGCATGAACCCAATACCCGGTGTCGAAGACGCAGTGTAGAAGAACGAGGCGTCCGCACCACAGAGGCGCCATCAATCCATGAGCATTACGCAGCCGAGAAGGCATGCCGAGGTCCAGGAGATTGAAGCTTAAGACCACACAAAATGTGTGGAAGAGAAGGGCAGTCGCATTCATTGGCAGGTTCTATGACCCCTCAACATAGATCTAGTTGCAGGATCACTTGGGATTCGCTGTAGTTGCATTACCATTACAGCCATGAAGATGTTGATGCATGGAACGAAGCAGTGGCAGTGTGACCAACGCCAGAATAAACACTGCATTCATCAAGACCATCACATCTACATCTCCCCCCTCCTCTCCAACTCCATGGCCGCAATAATCGCACAACCAACACCGCTCCCATCTTCCGCACTCGTAATGCGAATCGGACCCTTTTCCCCATCCCCATCCTCCCAATCTAACACTTCGCCCAACGCCCTCGCCCACCTCTTCTTGAACTTTGGATGTTTATTCGCCACGCTCCCATCCGCAGCCACATTTCCCCCCTCGATCCCCTCTTTCCCGCAAATAGCCGCTATACCGCACGCACACAGACGCGCACCACGTACAGCAACCATCTCAGCGATCCTACGCGAAACCTCCAAATCCACATCTGAAGGCTCGAGCGCTAGTGTCTTTGCAAAAAGCTCGCGTGTATCCGCAAACAAAGGCGACTGGTCGTCTTCAATCTGCGAGAGAAACGAGGTATCAATCGTATACGCCGTATACAGCTTCTTCAACCCGTCGTCTTCACTCTGTGCCTGCAACACCAGCCCCTTATCCACCAAATCAACAAGCACAAGCCGGAATATCTCGCCTAGATACAGTCCCGCGGATAGCTTCTCAAACGTCTGTTCGCCTGGCCGCGGACTCTCGGCGTCGATGCGCTCGTCGTACGGGGTACGTGGTAGCACGCGATGCGCATTATCGAACGCACCGTATTCGCAGTTCACCGCCATCATCTCCTCCCCTTTGCTCGCGCCGTTATGCGCCGACGCAGCTGTGATGCGCTCATCGTTTGGATCCAGTTTCCCGATACTAGACACGTGGGCGAGGTACGCAGCATTACACCCTGTACCGAAGATGGCGCCAACAATGGTATCTGGGTCGTTATACGCCGACGCCACCATTGCGCCGACAGTATCGTTGATAACACAGATGAGCTGGACTGGTAGTTCCTTCTCTGCAAGTTTCTCCCGTAGTTGCGCCGCGACATCTTGTCCTTCCACCCCTTGGATATCAAACCCTTTCGTCCACGTCTGCAGGATAGCATGGTCGATACGGTGCTGTGTCGCTGGGTACGAGAAAGTGAAGCCAAGAGGCATGCGTTTCTGCATGTTATACTGTTTATCCAGTCCTCTGGATTTTATAAACGCAGCTACTTTTTTTGCGATAAATGTCCATAGGTTCTCTGCGGACCCTGTTTTCAAGGACGCAGGGAGTTTGTATTGTTCCTGCTCCAAGACGCTTTTTTGCGTGTCGCTTCCTTGTTGCTCGTCGGAGTCGCCGAGTAACGTCACTTTACATACGCGTAGATTGGTGCCGCCGAGGTCGAGGGTTAGTATCGTTCCCTTTTCCCGGCCGCTGGGTAGGGCGTGCACCCAGCTTATGTTCATGGGTATGTTTTGCCCGTCGCGGGCGAGGCCTTGTTCCAGCTCTTCGCGGAAGCGGTGGACGATTTCCTTGAGTTTGGGGCATGAGATCCAGAACTGCTGGTCTAGGTGGGAGAGTGCTTGCTCTAGGGAGGGTGGTAGATTGGTCATTTTGGAGAGCTCGGAGCGTTGGTGGGTGGAGGTGTGGGATTCAGAGTTCATGCTGTGGGTTGCAGAGGGTGGTGGTGCCATGATGAGATACTATTGTAGGATGGGGGTTGAAATTGACTTCTCTGAAGGTCTTGCAATATATGCATATGAGAAGCGTGTTGCTACTCGGAATGTCCGACTGAAATTAAAGTTTTTGTTCATTTTTTATTTCCACAGTCGACATCATGACATCACAAGACACGCTTGACCGCGCTCCTGAACATTTTCCTCTAGAGCGCCGATTTCACTATCGCAAGCGCTTTCTTTTGTGTAAATGACGTCCGCTTGGCACACTCCGACACACCAGCGAAGAGCCGCATGGGTGGGGGCAAGTCTTTGGTTGGTGTCTCATTGGTGCATAGGGTGGG belongs to Pyrenophora tritici-repentis strain M4 chromosome 10, whole genome shotgun sequence and includes:
- a CDS encoding Vps51 domain containing protein, which translates into the protein MSIIASPRPSSSVRSPSLTRTSIDSSSSHRPPQAIRRNRAALREFYGLKNGPRDGTPDARISEEPSRSQVALDDEETLTELDSADFNAEAFVEALLAKEGLKGVLKVEADLISQIRNLDSDRKSLVYDNYSKLLSATSTIRRMRGNMDPLAPTTHTLGPAISHIAETAASLSSSLHEIPQPKEEGLGISINVEQDQGDKTEAEKKKKRQKDTVKWVLDTPRRLQDKILDKWKGVAGVEELRERCEEIMEEEEESD
- a CDS encoding Hexokinase, producing the protein MAPPPSATHSMNSESHTSTHQRSELSKMTNLPPSLEQALSHLDQQFWISCPKLKEIVHRFREELEQGLARDGQNIPMNISWVHALPSGREKGTILTLDLGGTNLRVCKVTLLGDSDEQQGSDTQKSVLEQEQYKLPASLKTGSAENLWTFIAKKVAAFIKSRGLDKQYNMQKRMPLGFTFSYPATQHRIDHAILQTWTKGFDIQGVEGQDVAAQLREKLAEKELPVQLICVINDTVGAMVASAYNDPDTIVGAIFGTGCNAAYLAHVSSIGKLDPNDERITAASAHNGASKGEEMMAVNCEYGAFDNAHRVLPRTPYDERIDAESPRPGEQTFEKLSAGLYLGEIFRLVLVDLVDKGLVLQAQSEDDGLKKLYTAYTIDTSFLSQIEDDQSPLFADTRELFAKTLALEPSDVDLEVSRRIAEMVAC
- a CDS encoding DUF1767 domain containing protein, whose translation is MAANIATELTQHLNARHLYPTVVWLQGFLSTVRPNTPLPAIKQTALFRLLATDITNSLSQPAASLFPSDILKGTTQTRIVAGPVVCQVLDIEDIGHSRWSQVESIEARERGEMTKGREIVRVVEQENEGTTEAAAPVQSKGPFKLLLQDAKGLTIYALDLRGIDGINTNMVMGLKLVLRNFDVRRGVVMLEPGNVQVVGGKLEALDKAWKEGRKDRLMAAARTMGQTAG